The segment TAACCAACGGATAGGACACTTTAATTCAGTTAAAATTAACCAAGCAGCAGCAATATCCCAAATTTTTGGAGTTGCTTCTAATGCTCCAAAGGTTTGCCCAATTGCTACGCTTAGCATATTTAAGCTTGATACACCTAATAGACGAATTTTGCCTGGAAAAGACTCGCTTGGTCTTTTTTGCAAGACGTTTATTGATCTACTGCAAAGAGAAACGCATTCACTTTTAGAAGTTAATTTCTTTTGAGGATCTATTTTTTCGTTGTTAACCCATACTCCTTTACCTCTGATTGCAAGAATTCTTTTTTTTAAAGCGGGAATATCTAGTAAAGCAGTTTGAGGCGATCCTCCTGCAAAACGGGCAATCGAAATACCCCAATGAGGTATTCCTGCTGCAAAATTTGTTGTTCCATCTAGAGGGTCAACAACCCAATATGCTTGAGAATTAGGCACTATTTTTGAACCTTCTTCACTTAAAACACCTTCTTGGTTCGAAGTAATCCTTGTAATTTCTCGGACTATGAATTCATCACTCCATCTATCACAACTTGTTATTAAGGTTCCATCCTTTTTAAGTTCAGTACTTATTTGACCAAAGTCATTAAGTTGGCGAATTACCACTTTATCAACCATCTCATTTATTTCCTTGAGCTGGGTTGAATGAAGTTGAGTTGGAGTTTCTTGCATCATATATATTTATTATATAAGTTCTTTACAAGGTAAACTCATTTCGTTTGTGTTTGAATTCATATAACTATCACTGCCTTCATTTTTTTCCTCCAATTCAACGTCTTTAATTTGTGTACATGCTTGTAAATTATTAATGCCTGTTTCTCTACGTAATTTGATGAGGTTGGAATTATAATCTGTTATTGATACAACATAATTTACTTCAGCCTCGGTAAGATCTCGCTGATTGCTAACTACTTCCCGTTGGGTTGTAATCCCTGCTTTTAATCTTAATAATGCTAATCTTAAAGCTTCTTTCGCTGCTAAAACTTCATTAAAGGTATTATTAATATTATTTTTTGCTATTTCTAAATTGTAAAAACTTTCTTCTACCTCTTTGCGAATTTGATTTTTTCTTGAAGTAAAATCGGCTTCCAGTTCTTTTGTTTTTTCTTTCCTTGAATGATAAGCAGATTTTCCATATCCACCGTCAAATATTTTCCAGTCAAATTGCAAACCTATAGTATTACTATCGCTGAATGTATTGTTGCTCATATCTGGATTAGACACGCCAACCTGGCCTTGACTTAGTGAAGTACTATATGTATTGAATATGCTTAATTTGGGCTGAGAAGAAGCTAAAACAGAGTTAGCTTTGCTATTATTTATTGAGATATCTAGTATTAATTTCTTTAGTTCTTTTTGGTATGAATATGCATTAATAATACTTTCCTCTAAGGAAGTATTCCAGACTCCAATAATCTCAGGTCTTGAAACTATTATAGGGTTTGTATTGTAATTGAGATTAAGTATATTTGCTAACCCTCTTTGATTAATTCTCTTTTCTCCCAATTTTCTTGTATGTAATTGCTTATCTTTGGCTAATTGCGCTTTTGCTTCAAGAACTTCAAATTTGGTACCTATCCCTGCATCTAATCTAATCTCAGCTTCTTCAAGAGATTGCTTGGAAGTTAAAATAGAGTCTTTTGCTATGCGAACCTCTTCATTCGATTTTTGTAATTGAAAGAATTGTTTGAGTCCTTCAAGAAATAAGTCTCTTAATTTAATCTCATATGCAATTTTTGCATTATCTAATTCGTCTCTAGCTGCAGCAATATCAGGTACCCGAGATGGATTTACTAGGTACCATCTTACTGTAGTACTAAGGCTTGCTTTCAATTGCTTACTGGATGTGTCAGCGGAGGATTCATTGTAAGTTGTACCTGATAAGTATTGTGGCAAGCCTGTCCCTGAAACATCAAGGTTTGGGTACCAGGAGGAGATTTCACTTTTTAAAGTATATTTAGCTTGTTCAATTCTACTTCTCATTATTTCTAATTCTTTACTATTAATTTTAATTAGATTCAAAATATCTTCTTTAGCTAAAATAATCTCTTTTGTAATCTTTACTTCATTAATTTGACTAGGGACTTTTAGATTAACATCTCTTTCTGCACTTATAACTTTATCGCTGAATGGAGAGATTGCACAACATATTGCTCCATTAAAAAGGAGTGTTGTAATAATAAATTTTGAAGAGATTCTTCTCATTGACAGCAATAGATTAATTAATGATTGTTGACTTTTCTTCTATCCCTATAGCCTTAGAAATAAAGTCAATTGGTCCATAAACAATTTCTATAGGAACATTGAGAACTCTGCTTACCTCGTTTACTTTCATATTATCAAGAAAAACATCTTTTTGATGTTTCAGCATTACTGAAGGAAGTAGTAATACCTCTCCTAAGTCTTTTTGATGTAATCCTTCTATAAGATCTTTTCCTGTTAGCAATCCTGTTACTACTTTATCTTGTCCCCAGTAGTTACTAGGTAGTCCATACAAATAGATTGATAAAGAGCCAACTCTATTTAGTTTCTCGCATATAGGGGTAAGAGCACTTTCCACCAGCTTGCCAACTACCCAGCTGCAGCATCGTGGCTTTTCAATTCTTTTAGGTAGACCTTGAGTTGCTTTATTCAAATTTTCTAGAAAGGATCGGATGCTGCCAACGCCATTTTCTTCTTGAGGTAGGTCTTCATATTCTTCTCTCTTTGGTAAGGGTTTTTCTGCTAGCAAGTACCATTCATCAGAGAGCCATGCAAATCTGGATCCTAGTGAGGCTTTATAAGTTTGTTGAAGCTTTTCAACTTGATTTATAACTGTGTTTGCGCATTCATGACTGACAGGGATTAAGCCGTCATTATCAGGTCGAAAACGTGTTAATCCTACTGGGACTACTGCTGCAGATAGCACTGCTGGCCAGTTGCC is part of the Prochlorococcus marinus str. MIT 0919 genome and harbors:
- a CDS encoding inositol monophosphatase family protein — translated: MQETPTQLHSTQLKEINEMVDKVVIRQLNDFGQISTELKKDGTLITSCDRWSDEFIVREITRITSNQEGVLSEEGSKIVPNSQAYWVVDPLDGTTNFAAGIPHWGISIARFAGGSPQTALLDIPALKKRILAIRGKGVWVNNEKIDPQKKLTSKSECVSLCSRSINVLQKRPSESFPGKIRLLGVSSLNMLSVAIGQTFGALEATPKIWDIAAAWLILTELKCPIRWLDINPTNLDAGRNLSQVNFPLITAISEQDLEKLVPWSNILMEHIYPKLNIKIANY
- a CDS encoding TolC family protein, whose amino-acid sequence is MRRISSKFIITTLLFNGAICCAISPFSDKVISAERDVNLKVPSQINEVKITKEIILAKEDILNLIKINSKELEIMRSRIEQAKYTLKSEISSWYPNLDVSGTGLPQYLSGTTYNESSADTSSKQLKASLSTTVRWYLVNPSRVPDIAAARDELDNAKIAYEIKLRDLFLEGLKQFFQLQKSNEEVRIAKDSILTSKQSLEEAEIRLDAGIGTKFEVLEAKAQLAKDKQLHTRKLGEKRINQRGLANILNLNYNTNPIIVSRPEIIGVWNTSLEESIINAYSYQKELKKLILDISINNSKANSVLASSQPKLSIFNTYSTSLSQGQVGVSNPDMSNNTFSDSNTIGLQFDWKIFDGGYGKSAYHSRKEKTKELEADFTSRKNQIRKEVEESFYNLEIAKNNINNTFNEVLAAKEALRLALLRLKAGITTQREVVSNQRDLTEAEVNYVVSITDYNSNLIKLRRETGINNLQACTQIKDVELEEKNEGSDSYMNSNTNEMSLPCKELI
- a CDS encoding TIGR03279 family radical SAM protein, translating into MWNEPSQKIVAENSLNSKGVKAIKPAIVEHVEPGSIGEELGFEPGDKLISINGTKPRDLIDYRYLIVEEELELKVLDKNGKLHEIQLEKDNDQNLGLAFTEALFDGIYQCNNNCSFCFIDQQPKGQRKSLYIKDDDYRMSFLYGSYLTLTNLNKNDWSRIEVQRLSPLFISVHSTNEKVRSKMLKNERAGLIMNQIKWFSERNLQIHAQVVVCPGLNDGKNLENTLNDLFKYAQGNWPAVLSAAVVPVGLTRFRPDNDGLIPVSHECANTVINQVEKLQQTYKASLGSRFAWLSDEWYLLAEKPLPKREEYEDLPQEENGVGSIRSFLENLNKATQGLPKRIEKPRCCSWVVGKLVESALTPICEKLNRVGSLSIYLYGLPSNYWGQDKVVTGLLTGKDLIEGLHQKDLGEVLLLPSVMLKHQKDVFLDNMKVNEVSRVLNVPIEIVYGPIDFISKAIGIEEKSTIIN